Below is a genomic region from Alosa alosa isolate M-15738 ecotype Scorff River chromosome 24, AALO_Geno_1.1, whole genome shotgun sequence.
AGGTTGACCTCAGAGGTCATGGACAAAAGTAACCCCAAAATAACTAGGATCGTCCTTGTATGTCTACAtttcttttacagtttttttcaatcgctaccaagcgcttacccatacttcagatactaaactcttaacacagactcacacctacaaaacacaattggccaaatggataattttcttctcaaaaacacattttgttaaatatatactaactcttcatttcaaaacagaacacatatttctctgcacacactaactttaccaaaacactggaaatctgactcaaaatgaaattattctgtcaaagaataacacttgttttctcttcacaaggtacatgcagtcaatcaaagtacaccaggtttcaaaatactggctattgttgacattacaaaaattgcatagacttttatgtttcagttttacaggtatttgcatgcaaaacatgctcTATCCACagtttttacactaaatttcttggttgggaactgtatgtccacatgtaatgTGCACATtaaaaagcattccagtaacaagcaaatcagttttttttccctttactgtttactacaggaggtacagtagaaatactgtttacagtatgatagaacagaaaaagttttacagtattgcttacagtgaacaaaatatccatgaaacacacaagagcattctgaacaaaaaacaacagcaaaaagcccagataaaaagggggaactaaaaaaagcacaaaattactgtatctcaTCTCTGTGATCTTTAGAGTTatgccacatgttttcatcaacatcgcatcTGATATTATCCAAGGCGATGCACCTGAGATAAAACCATTTGCTAGCAGAAGcagagcagaagcagaggttttgatatagtgtatctaaggtttggaatattgtgtttgctattgtgggatgttgtgtgtaagtgtatagCCAGTTGGACAACAACAACCCGAGTAGACATTAAACAGCTAAAGTTTTAATTACTGGAAAGTTTCCCACAGacctatattttattttatctgtTTACAAAGATTGGAAAATCTGAGAAAATGTTTTATAGAAAACATAATAAGATATTTTATAGCATGATGTCACCAAAATACTAGACATTTTACAGTGTGCTGGTGTTGTTTGTAAGAGAAGCCTGTTAGAACCTGTGAAAACATTTGATGTAAACCCTAATAGCAATCACAGAAACCTGTGGTATGAGGGCTCTGgcatgatatactgtatgtgtggattTAACAAATGTTGGGTTGGCATTGATCACAGAGAATTGCTCACACACAATGCAGGCATCTACCATTTTGCTAAAACATgccctgaccacacacacacacacacacacacacacacacacacacacacacacacacacacacacacacacacacacacacacacacacaaatatattcaACAAGGAAGAGCAAAGAGGttttatttacatatatattttttgtacaTGGAATTCAACATTGTTGTATATAgtattttcctttttatttacaCAATTGTCAGCTGTCTTTTGTTGTCTAAGGAGTCACTACTAGCATATCCACACCCTGTTTTCGGGGCATTTGTGTTTGTTGCCTTGGCTGCAACTCTGGATGCatgtctgtcagtcagtcagtcagtcagtcagtcagatttTGTACTGCCAACCTCTTTCACTACATATTTGTTTGTGTCcttctgttctgtttttaatATTTATGAGTCAGTCTTGTATTTGGCTGTCTCGGTGTCTCTCTGATTGTGTATCTGCTTGCCTAGGCTGTCTGCTACGACTCTTCTGCCAGTTCTCGGATGTTAACTAGCAGTTCAGAGAAAGATGGACGTTCTTGTGGCTTctgaaacaaattaaaaaaacatcctATCAGTAATCAACAAACGAGTGGTTTTATGTgtttctgtgaatgtgtgtgtgtctgtctgacagtctgtgtgacagagagatagagagagagattgcataTGGGACTCTCCTATGAAGATGTCCACTCTAAAATTActtcaacatgtgtgtgtgtgtgtgtgtgtgtgtgtgtgtgagagagagagagagagggaatttaTTATTTGTCTCACCGCATCCCAGCATTTGAACATAATATCATAGACCTTCGGCGAGGCCTTGTGTGGGCGGTACAGACGATTGCCCTGGgtgacctcctccaccacctcttgATTGGTCCGGTTCTCAAATGGGACCCGCCCCTCTGTGAAAATTTCCCACATCAACACACCTGGAAAGAGGAAATGCAAAACCCTTTTTTGTTAAACCTGTGACATAAGCAGCAAGCTGGAGAACAAAACACTTTCCTGTCCTCATTTGGGCATGACAGAGGTTTGGTGGCAGGGGTGAGGGAGGGGGGTATGTTAGATGAGGGGCTACATGCTTCTTACTTCCTGTCACCTCCTTTTATATTACTGTagaacagtgtgtgtatatgtgtgtgtgtgtgtgtgtgtgtgtgtgtgtgtgtgtgtgtgtgtgtgtgtgtgtgtgtgtgtgtgtgtgtgcatgtgtgagtgtggtggcagcactgtcattttctttttcacataAATTAACTGATTCTCATTCGGATTTGCACACTTATTCCATATTTGTCCAACATTTACTACTGATGCTGAATTGTTCCCACACAGATTTAGTGACCAGTGTGGATACTGGAATATCTCAAGCATGCTCAGTGTTTCGGTGATTCACAGAAGCAGTGCATTTTCACACAGTCAAATTTGAATAGTTGTGATATGGCTATGGAAATGATATGGCTGCTCATCAAAACATCTAACTAACCACATAAATGCTATGTAACTATGTTATGTTGTTGCTGACAGTCAAAGCTACCGAGTTTGAAAATGCTGTTTAATATAGCATATGGTGATTTATGTATTTTCCCCTCTGCACTGAACTGACTATGTGATTTCTCAAAACTGAAATATGATTGCCCGTTATCGATAGTGCTTAGAGAGTCTATCAGTCACTCTTTATGTTATtactttttcccttttttcttcCCAGCAGTAactgaatttatttattttgctgcTCAGCTCTCTAAGAAGCTGGATAAATCCAGCAGGCTGACATTCCCTGCCCTGACATGGTGCAGTCCACACCCTTCACCAACAGAGGGTGCAAACCAGCTAGCACTCCTGATACTGAGAAAGTCCACACAAGTGAACTAACACTAATATACGGTATGGGAATTGATGAGAATATAATAGAATTAAGTAGTTTCAAGGTGCTTAACAAACCCATTACCTGAACCACCATAAGAGAAATGCCACTGAGGTAAAAAGAGATGGTGGAAGGTTGGCTATGCTATACACAAACAGGgggatgcacatacacatggcaaAAGTGTCTCACCGTAGGACCAGACATCAGACTTGCTGCTGTACTTATAAAAGTGCAGAACCTCAGGGGGAGACCACTTCACTGGGAACTTGGTACCCATGGAGCTGACGTACTGATTGTCTAGAACATATCTACACAGACGTACACATCAACAGAGACATATAGATGTAAGTATTTTTCTCCTTTCATTGCTGAGTTGCATGATGCCAGTTGCATTGCCAggctgtacagtacagtatcaaACATGACACAGTAACTTGGGTTGCATGATCTGATCTTGGTCATATGATTTGGCAGGTAACCAGATTGGGTTGTAAGAGCTACAAATGAGTCACACAGGTGCACATGGGAAAGGGAAACACCTGAATTCTCaaaccacacacagagatatgcaGAGACTCACCTGGTCATGCCAAAGTCACAGACTTTCACCACGTTGCTCTTGTTCACTAGACAGTTGCGTGCAGCCTAGAGAGGAAAAAACAATTTTATacatgtcactgtgtgtgtgtgtgtgtgtgtgtgtgtgtgtgtgtgtcaccatatGTGTGTCCTCTTATATGAATGAACATTATTCTGCAGACCAAATATTCATAtttacacacagactcacacacagacacacacacacacacacacacacacacacacacacacacacacacacacacaaatcatcccTCAGTGCTATGTGTGAAAATGCCTGGTCTTTTGGATACTGTAtacagtgtgtctgtgctccTGGCTCCTGGCTAGTCCATGGCCCTTGAATGTGATTGcttattatggtgtgtgtgtgtgtgtgtatgtgtgtgtgttcaccaggTCTCGGTGTAAGAAGTTGTTGAGCTCCAGGTACTCCATCCCCTCACAAGCATCCTGGCACAGAGCCAGCAGCTGGTCTTTACCCATGCTGCCCGTGTGGAGGTGCAGGAAGTCAAGCAGGCAGCCGTTGTCCATGAACTCTGTCACGATACACATCGGCCGCTCCCGCAGACACACACCGTACAGCTGCACCAGCTTAGGGTGACACAgtctcctgtacacacacacacacacacacacacacacacacacacacacacacacacacacaccggggggaaaacacagagagagagatgcagattTGATCTCAAATCTGAATACTCGGGCAGTACAGCAAGTTTTATATATGCATGCCCACCCAACTTGACAtgcacatttacaaacacacacacacacacacacacacacacacacacacacacacgcacacacacacacacacacacacacacacacacagacacacacacacacacacacacacacacacacacacacacacacacatacagtacacacacacacacacacacacacacacacacacacatacatacatacacacacacacacacacacacaatacatacgccacaacacacacacaaacaaacacacacacacacacacacacacacacacacacacacacacacacaaacatacacacacatacacacacacaccggggggaaaacacagagagagagatgcagattTGATCTCAAATCTGAATACTCCGAACAGTACAAGTTTTTATATATGCATGCCCACCCTACTTGACAtgcacatttacaaacacacacacacacacacacacacacacacaacacacacacacacacacacacacacacacacacacacacacacacacacacacacacacacacacacacacacacacacacacacatacagtacatacacacacacacacacacacacacacacacatacatatatacacacacacacacacacacacaatacacacacacacaacacacacacaaacaacacacacacacacacacacacacacacacacacacacacacacacacacaaacacacacacacatacacacacacagctgcaagcAAATACATGTCTTGCCACTCCTCTCCTTCTATCTCATACGTTCTCTCTCAttcagtctttcttttttttcacctttttctcgaaccttcactctttctctctctctatctctctctctcttactatctctctccctcatccactCATGAAATACATGTCATGCAAGATATCCATCTCTCCACGTCATTGGGAGGAGTGTCAACATTTGGTTACAAAAGCCAACCAAAGCAAGCCATCTtacgtgtgcatatgtgtgtgtgtgtgtgcatgtgtgtgtaaattaaaAACGCACTCTCATGCATAGAGAAGTGCATTGTCAGTTATTGCTATATATAAAACATTTCTTCAAACTAATTTCAATATCTATGATAGTGTTATTGTGCAAATGTACTAGAAGTGGTATTTTGCTAGTGCTGTTGTGCTGAAGATGTGTCCGCAATGCTTTTTCGCCATGTCTGAGTTAATGATGTACTTTGCTGATAATAAATTACTTTTACTATTGCTATTTATAATGCATATACCGGTAATGCAGTTTATGTATTCTTCATTTAGTTGTAAGCACTTTCTGCTGTCAAAAAATGAATATGCTTCTAGAACTGAATGATGATGTAACTACTATAAACTTCCTAAAAGCCCAAGCCTCAAAGTGATATGCGGAGAAGACACAGCAGAAACAATAAACAATGATTATGCCTTTGACACAATTAGTTCAAACTGGTCATTTATACCAGTCATACCAGTGCCTTCTATAGTGTTTTTCTAAAGATAGCACCCAGAAAATAGATGTGAGATTTTACAATTAGTAGCCTATTGTACACTATAtctgaaaatgtattttattgtaAGATAAACAATTCTTTCATCTGCTCTTTGGTAAAAATGTAACATACGTGAACAAAACAACTGGCTTTTTCCCACCATTGACATACTTTAATTTTTCTGAGGTTTAAAGTGTCATCAaccccctaaacacacacacacacacacacacacacacacacacacacagacccacagacACAAATGGTATGCAAACCACAGTTTCCATCTCATCTTTCCATTCCTGTTGGCTTGAGATGCATATCTCTATGATGTATATCATTTCGCCTtgtctgttttgtctgtttgcccccccccccccccccccccctctatctATCAAGAAACGTGTGAAAAGGAAATTGCTGGGTATTCTGACATCACTTGCAAGCAAATGACCACTTCCTGGGCTTCAACATCATCATGTTTTCCACTCcactcaatgtgtgtgtctgtgtgtgtgtgtgtgtgtgtgtgtgtgtgtgtgtgtgtgtgtgtgtgtgtgtgtgtgtgtgtgtgtgtgtgtgtgtgtatgtatgtatgtgtgtatgtatgtgtatgtctatgtgtatgtatgtatgtgtgtgtgtgtgtgtgtgtgtgtgtggtgtgtgtgtgtgtgtgtgtgtgtgtgtgtgtgtgtgtgtgtgtgtgtgtgtgtgtgtgtgtgtggtgtgtgtctgtgtgtgtgtgtgtgtgtgtgtgtgtgtgtgtgtgtgtgtatgtgtgtgtgtgtatgtgtatgtgtatgtgtgtgtgtgtatgtgtgtgtgtgtgtgtgtgtgtgtgtgtgtgtgtgtgtgtgtgtgtgtgtgtgtgtgtgtgtgtgtgtgtgtgtatgtatgtgtgtgtatgtgtgtgtgtgtgtgtgtgtgtgtgtgtgtgtgtgtgtgtgtgtgtgtgtgtgtgtgtgtgtgtgtgtatgtatgtgtgtgtgtatgtatgtgtgtgtgtgtgtgtgtgtgtgtgtgtgtgtgtgtgtgtgtgtgtgtgtgtgtgtgtgtgtgtgtgtgtgtgtgtgtgtgtgtgtgtgtgtgtgtggtgtgtgtgtgtgtgtgtgtgtgtgtgtgtgtgtgtgtgtgtgtgtgtgtgcacacatctaCTCACATCATGACCTTGGCCTCCTCGATGAAGTCGTCCTCAGACATGGCTCCCTCCCTGATGGCCTTGATGGCCACTTTGTGCTGCGCTCTCCACTTGCCCAGTCGCACCACCTGCACTGCCCACTGCCCAGCTCCTTCATGAAGGTCAGCTCCGCCGGGTTAATCTCCCACTTATCTACAGCCACAAGCACAACCATTACAACCTACCAGCATCTGGAGAACAACGTCAACACAACCTTAGAAACAACTTTAGATCAATCTCAGTGCCATTTTAGAATGTTACAACAACATCATTAGGAGGACACTGCAACACAGCCACAAACCAACTTTTGAACTACTTCAGtgtcatttaaaaacattataaaaatCATCACAATAACATCAATGCCAAGTTCATTACAAACTACCAGAAACCTAAGAAGAATTGTAATGAATACTCAGAACAGCATTCTTACACCTTCCACACAACCACAAGACAGCTTAGTacaacatcctcatcctcacttTATCCCAACACAGCATCCAAAGAACTTTATCACAGACCATATCCATCATGAACTTAGAACAACCTTATTCCTACTTGGCAGGGTAAGGGGTGTCAGACTCATATTAGGGAACAGGTTTGATTGGTTGGAATGAGACCATGAGGGGGCCATCATTGTCATGGTCACTGTCATTTTTCTGTACAAGTATTAAATTGCTGTTTGATGATATActcctttttgtctttttgacGCCCCTACATATACATGTACAGATATATTACTAAAAGAAGaaccaaaacaacaaaaccaACTGATTAACCCTAAATGTATTAATCCAGCCTCACCACAACCTCAGCTCAAACTGAGAAAGGAGCCTCAACAGCCCAGTATGGCTTAACCAAGAACCACACTGCAGCACAAGTGAAGCACCAGCTCACCGCTACACTGGTCTGTCCACCCTGGAACAAGACACGCTTCAGAAAGACCTTTGAAAATCTCTAAACAGATCTTAGGATTCTGAGAAGACATAGGGATACAACTTTGTGTTTGTTATCAGAAAAAAGTAACACGTTCTATGCTGAAACTTGTTTATTGTGTAAGACCGTGAAAAAGTATATGAGGTGTGGCTGTCCGGGCAGTTATGACTCGAGTTATGAGTATGGCCACAGCTGGCCATTTGGGGGCATGTTAAAgtacattacagtttttttcaatcgctaacaagcgcttacccatacttcagatactttttctaaactcttaacacagactcgcacctacaaaacacaatgggccaaatggataattttcttctcaaaaacacattttgttaaatatattactaacacatctttctctgcacacactaactttaccaaaacactg
It encodes:
- the txk gene encoding LOW QUALITY PROTEIN: tyrosine-protein kinase TXK (The sequence of the model RefSeq protein was modified relative to this genomic sequence to represent the inferred CDS: inserted 1 base in 1 codon) gives rise to the protein MAHLNHSVRSLFCCCCCAVQTSSHLSVNEGRRFHSGHGNRSEHSRRKLPLPPPEDDNSPRKKVLAMYDFVAREPTDLTLRKGEEYTILHKQDQLWWRAEDKYGNKGFIPSNYVTEKDTIEANLWYCKNITRAQAEQLLQQEGKEGGFIVRDSSQPGNYTVSVYTKAVRKEGDVKHYQIRHSPAGQFFLAERHVFSSIPELIQYHQFNAAGLISRLRYPVGAMGRCEPATSGFSSDKWEINPAELTFMKELGSGQXQVVRLGKWRAQHKVAIKAIREGAMSEDDFIEEAKVMMRLCHPKLVQLYGVCLRERPMCIVTEFMDNGCLLDFLHLHTGSMGKDQLLALCQDACEGMEYLELNNFLHRDLAARNCLVNKSNVVKVCDFGMTRYVLDNQYVSSMGTKFPVKWSPPEVLHFYKYSSKSDVWSYGVLMWEIFTEGRVPFENRTNQEVVEEVTQGNRLYRPHKASPKVYDIMFKCWDAKPQERPSFSELLVNIRELAEES